The following coding sequences are from one Danaus plexippus chromosome 13 unlocalized genomic scaffold, MEX_DaPlex mxdp_15, whole genome shotgun sequence window:
- the LOC116769948 gene encoding F-box/LRR-repeat protein 4: protein MQSASDIISSLLWFKDDSYSNEENDSQIIEQFVQTVEDFSSQYGSEISVSYTAFNLRGPPSNFPDYGDYPQAFVMRTYGTWWDEAPSFQKDYMPQNSSAIPSQDFVEVSFERAVFPLEVAVFETYNPGALVRIWALGRASWILLWEGEPEYAGDTPRIFSPPIRQINVPTRILRLEFNHRLLPYYTELDAVLLKGREPANIGKIKNNFSYSTLFKRSQPVVEKGMLLNKVIASNLHEDIVQPTVLSSDKLLDRGPPLGDFQRLPDETILSVMKYLDMQSLCRCAQVNTHFKRLASDAILYRSIDLRPYWHCVRSQVLVNLSMKCKFLQKLDLSWCGSHCMIQSYYVVNFLKYSGSELTHLRMNCCKFVDNTVLRAIVDTSFNLQELCLRSVVTCSEWSCLSSLTKLRRLDLYRTHITTSAAVSIVWSNPSLEHLNVGSCKMISAMDEVALALGANCPDLMSVDFWKSYSLTAIGIRALGNCKKLQELDVGWCLQAGSSGEWLSSLTGGDLRKLFLGALRGICDRDLRVLLPKATKLAQLDLLGVRAVSPDICSDILAECRELRLLDVSFCDQIQESQVLEWRKQYPHVSIKRSFQSANMTTAPNALFLAPSLE, encoded by the exons atgcaGAGTGCCTCCGATATTATTTCTTCCTTGTTATGGTTCAAAGACGATTCATATTCAAATGAAGAAAACGATTCTCAAATAATCGAGCAGTTTGTTCAAACTGTGGAAGATTTTAGCTCTCAGTATGGAAGCGAAATTAGTGTATCATATAccgcttttaatttaagaggCCCCCCGTCTAACTTTCCAGATTATGGAGATTATCCGCAAGCCTTTGTTATG cGGACCTATGGAACTTGGTGGGATGAAGCACCATCATTTCAAAAGGATTACATGCCCCAAAACAGTAGTGCAATACCAAGTCAGGATTTTGTGG AAGTGTCATTTGAAAGGGCAGTGTTTCCGTTGGAGGTGGCAGTATTTGAGACATACAATCCTGGTGCGTTAGTTAGAATTTGGGCACTCGGACGTGCTTCATGGATTCTGTTGTGGGAAGGGGAGCCAGAATATGCAGGTGATACTCCAAGGATATTCAGCCCACCGATACGACAAATAAATGTTCCAACAAG GATACTGAGATTAGAATTCAATCACCGTCTCCTGCCGTACTATACAGAACTTGACGCCGTTCTGCTGAAGGGAAGAGAACCCGCaaatattggaaaaataaaaaataatttttcatattccaCTCTATTCAAGAGGAGCCAGCCGGTTGTTGAGAAAG GTATGCttcttaataaagtaattgcTTCAAATCTCCACGAAGACATAGTGCAGCCGACGGTTTTGTCCTCAGATAAATTGTTAGATAGAGGGCCACCATTAGGCGATTTTCAGAGACTCCCT GACGAGACTATATTATCGGtgatgaaatatttagatatgcAGTCTTTATGTAGATGTGCTCAGGTCAATACACATTTCAAAAGGCTGGCATCTGATGCCATATTGTATAGAAGTATTGATCTCCGACCATACTGGCATTGTGTGAGATCTCAG GTGCTTGTCAATCTATCAATGAAATGCAAATTCCTACAGAAACTTGATCTGTCATGGTGCGGCAGTCATTGCATGATACAGTCCTATTATGTTGTTAA CTTCTTAAAATACAGCGGCTCTGAATTAACACATCTAAGGATGAATTGCTGTAAATTTGTTGACAACACCGTACTAAGAGCTATTGTTGAcacttcatttaatttacaag AGCTATGTCTGCGGTCGGTGGTCACGTGTTCTGAATGGTCATGTTTATCTTCACTCACCAAGTTAAGGCGACTTGATCTATACAGAACTCACATAACTACATCGGCTGCTGTCTCCATTGTTTGGTCAAATCCATCGCTAGAGCATCTCAATGTTG GTTCCTGTAAAATGATATCAGCCATGGATGAGGTGGCGCTAGCTCTGGGCGCGAACTGTCCTGACCTGATGTCCGTGGATTTTTGGAAGTCCTACTCATTAACGGCTATTGGTATACGAGCTTTGGGTAACTGCAAGAAGTTACAGGAGTTGGATGTAGGATGGTg CCTACAAGCTGGTAGTTCTGGCGAGTGGTTGTCATCTTTGACCGGTGGTGATCTGAGGAAGTTGTTCCTTGGTGCTCTCCGCGGTATCTGTGATAGAGATCTCAGAGTATTACTGCCAAAAGCTACTAAACTGGCCCAGTTAGACCTGCTCGGAGTCAGGGCTGTCAGTCCGGATATATGCTCAGA CATTTTAGCGGAATGTCGCGAACTTCGCCTACTAGATGTTAGCTTCTGCGATCAAATACAAGAATCTCAg GTGTTGGAGTGGCGCAAACAGTATCCACACGTCAGTATAAAGAGGTCATTTCAATCTGCAAACATGACAACGGCTCCGAACGCATTATTCCTAGCACCCAGCTTGGAATAA
- the LOC116770406 gene encoding alpha-amylase-like → MNIVMFILLINLSHGTCIRTNRLLNRTTIVHLFEWKWLDVAEECERFLAPKGFGAVQISPPSENLIIKTQNGLRPWYERYQVMSYNLETRSGNQADFLDMTKRCNKVGVRIYADVVINHMTGSHKSNKGTGGSTADFDKYSYPSVPYTAENFHSFCIINNYYNATEVRNCQLLGLKDLNQTEEYVRQNIANYINNLIKLGVAGLRIDAAKHMWPSDLKEIYTRLDDLNPEFGFPPNTRPYIYQEVIYYGSEPIRPEEYTPLGDVTEFRVGNELKNVFRGINSMKWLVNWGEKWGLSPAKTALVFIDNHDTQRSSNMLTYKEARAYKAAIAFMLAHPYGRPRIMSSYFFTNNEMGPPSDDSENILSPIIHEDDTCGNGWVCEHRWRQIYQMIGFRNAVLNTSIKNWWDNDNKQIAFGRDGKGFIVFNGDEVELNVTLQTGLPPGEYCDVISGSRVESHCTGNKIYVNNDGRAHFYKSQYAEDMHIAIHVGKESREHHRKRDK, encoded by the exons atgaatattgtgatgtttattttacttataaatttatctcaCGGTACGTGTATTAGGACAAATCGTCTATTAAATAGAACAACAATAGTGCATCTATTTGAATGGAAGTGGCTCGACGTTGCCGAGGAGTGTGAAAGGTTTCTGGCCCCCAAGGGTTTCGGTGCTGTGCAG ATTTCGCCGCCGTCAGAGAATTTGAtcataaaaacacaaaatggTCTAAGACCCTGGTACGAAAGGTATCAAGTGATGTCATATAATTTGGAAACACGCTCCGGCAACCAAGCTGACTTCTTGGACATGACAAAGAGGTGTAACAAAGTTGGTGTTAG gatATACGCAGACGTTGTTATAAACCATATGACTGGTTCACATAAGAGCAATAAAGGAACTGGTGGAAGCACTGCAGACTTTGACAAGTACAGTTACCCATCCGTCCCATACACCGCTGagaattttcattcattctgCATAATCAATAACTATTACAATGCTACTGAG GTTCGTAACTGTCAATTATTAGGACTGAAAGATCTCAATCAGACCGAAGAATATGTAAGACAAAATATtgcaaattacataaataatctcATAAAACTCGGCGTGGCTGGCTTAAG AATAGATGCCGCCAAACACATGTGGCCAAGTGATCtcaaagaaatttatacaaGGTTAGACGATTTGAACCCTGAATTCGGTTTTCCACCAAACACAAGACCGTATATCTATCAAGAGGTAATTTATTATGGAAGCGAGCCGATACGACCTGAAGAGTACACTCCTCTTGGAGACGTCACTGAATTTAGG GTTGGCAATGAACTGAAGAACGTCTTTCGTGGAATTAACTCTATGAAGTGGTTAGTGAATTGGGGTGAGAAATGGGGACTGTCACCTGCTAAAACTGCCTTAGTTTTCATTGACAACCACGACACACAACGTAGCAGTAACATGTTGACATACAAAGAGGCGAGAGCTTATAAG GCCGCCATAGCATTCATGCTAGCGCATCCTTATGGCCGACCTCGGATTATGAGCAGTTACTTCTTCACAAATAATGAAATGGGACCTCCTAGTGATGATAGTGAGAATATACTGTCACCGATAATACACGAA GATGACACATGTGGCAATGGCTGGGTGTGTGAACATCGCTGGCGTCAGATATACCAAATGATCGGATTCAGGAATGCTGTCCTTAATACAAGCATCAAAAACTGGTGGGATAATGACAACAAACAAATTGCTTTTGGGAGAGATGGAAAGggatttatagtatttaatggAGACGAAGTTGAACTTAACGTTACTTTGCAG ACTGGACTTCCCCCCGGGGAGTATTGCGATGTAATATCGGGTTCGAGAGTTGAATCTCATTGCACagggaataaaatatacgtaaataatGATGGTAGAGCGCACTTTTATAAGTCACAATATGCTGAAGATATGCATATAGCTATCCATGTTGGCAAAGAG tcaAGAGAACATCATAGAAAACGAGATAAATGA
- the LOC116769949 gene encoding splicing factor 3B subunit 4 produces the protein MAAGPIAERNQDATIYVGGLDDRVTESLLWELFVQAGPVVNVHMPKDRVTQTHQGYGFVEFMGEEDADYAIKVMNMIKLYGKPVRVNKASAHQKNLDVGANVFIGNLDPEVDEKLLYDTFSAFGVILQTPKVMRDPETGNSKAFAFINFASFEASDAAIEAMNNQYLCNRPISVSYAFKKDVKGERHGSAAERLLAAQNPLSHADRPHQLFADAPPIMGPLLMAPPPPPTPSPMPPGPPLTSRPPLPMAAPPPPPSTMPPPGPPPPPGPPPPPPPFHHFPPPPFGPPGFGPPPPPGARPPPWRPPPPSFRPQYRPPPFGHPPFPHHPPEPNYNY, from the exons ATGGCTGCAGGACCAATTGCAGAAAGAAATCAAG ATGCAACGATTTACGTTGGTGGTTTGGACGACAGAGTCACAGAAAGCCTGCTTTGGGAACTATTTGTTCAAGCTGGACCTGTCG TGAATGTTCATATGCCAAAGGACCGAGTGACACAAACTCATCAAGGATATGGATTTGTTGAATTTATGGGAGAAGAAGATGCCGATTATGCAATAAAG gtcATGAATATGATAAAACTATATGGAAAGCCTGTAAGGGTAAATAAAGCGTCTGCACACCAGAAGAACCTTGATGTGGGAGCTAATGTGTTCATTGGTAATCTTGATCCCGAGGTAGATGAAAAACTATTGTATGATACATTTTCTGCATTCGGTGTCATATTGCAGACGCCTAag GTTATGAGAGACCCCGAGACTGGTAACTCAAAAGCATTTGCATTTATAAACTTTGCATCCTTCGAAGCCTCCGATGCGGCCATAGAGGCTATGAATAATCAGTACTTGTGCAACCGTCCTATATCTGTCTCTTATGCATTTAAGAAAGATGTTAAGGGAGAAAGGCATGGTTCCGCAGCTGAAAG GTTACTGGCAGCACAAAATCCTTTATCGCATGCAGACAGACCTCACCAGCTGTTTGCAGATGCGCCACCTATAATGGGTCCACTGTTGATGGCTCCTCCTCCACCACCGACGCCAAGTCCGATGCCGCCTGGCCCTCCGTTGACATCGCGACCTCCATTGCCAATGGCTGCTCCCCCACCACCTCCCTCAACAATGCCTCCACCTGGGCCACCTCCACCCCCAGGGCCCCCACCCCCTCCGCCGCCATTTCATCATTTCCCCCCTCCTCCATTCGGACCCCCTGGCTTTGGCCCACCACCCCCTCCTGGAGCGAGGCCCCCACCATGGAGGCCACCCCCACCGTCTTTCAGGCCCCAATACCGACCGCCACCGTTTGGTCATCCCCCTTTCCCGCACCACCCGCCTGAACCAAACTATAACTATTAA